AGTCAcccttctttttatttgatttcatGTTGTCTTTCATAGCCTGATCTATGCGTTTCTGAGATCGATATGCGAATTGGCGATTCAGCATTTCATCTTGACGTTCAGCATCTCTTTTTGCGGCCAAACGAGCTTCTTCAGCAGCGACTCTCTTTGCCTTTCCCCATGGTTTTGGCACATGAATAGCAAACATGCTTCGATTAAGCGTTTTCAGTTCCCGAGCTTGTTCTTCTGCCCTTTTAGCatgtatttttgaaatatccAACTCTTTTTCAGCAGTGGCAATTTTCTCGGTTTGCTCTCCCAAATTGGCTAACGTAGCTAGACCCATTTGTTCGGCATTTCCTGCCATAAGCAAAGCATTTCTCGTACTTGACAAACTATCCTGTTTGACAAATTGAATCTTTTGTTTGATGGCCTCGACTTCTTGATCCTCCTCATATCCATCACGGTATCCTTCGCCATATTCATCTCCTTCAGTACCATCATCATTGTGGGGAATAGTATCCGTTGTGGACTCATCATCGTTTTGGATACGTGCTCCTGCGAACAATTCCTGTTTTTTGAGATCTAAAGTGTCTTGACTGGGAGCAGAACGATGCATGCTGGGCCTCTCCGTAACTGCAGCAGAAGATTTCATTGGTGGCATGTCTTTTCTAGCGTAGGGGTCATTACGAATTGGAGTAATGGAATACCCAGCATCTCCATTGGAATTTGTTGCACCGTAGTTTCCATAATTGTTGGAAGAACCATTGCTTCCATAGGTGTTAGAGGCACCGTAGCTCCCATAATTGTTGGAGGAACCATAATTTCCATAATTGTTGGATGAGCCATATGTACTATTGCTGTTGTTATTGTCGTTATAACTATTGGAAGAATATGAATTAGCCGTGGTTCCACCGACCGAATATGAGGGAGCATTGGTTGCCGTATTGGAGTTGGATTCCTCGGGAAGCATATACATGTGCGGGCTAACAcccttcttctttttaaacaGCTTCTTCATTCTTTAACTTAAAGTGCACACCAAGATGAGTCGAGAAGGGTGGCGTAAGCAAAAGTTTTAAGTTGCAGATAGTTCGATTGAGttacaaaatttaatcGTCAGATGTAGGGTTTCTCAATACAAATTGTAGAATAATTAAGGGTTAGTATGCTACTAACCAAGAAATGCAATTGCTTGCTTTACGAAATGGCGGCAAGTTAATCACCTTCCTCTTTAAAATCCCATAAATTAttatgaaataaataacttGCAGAACCAAACAAAGCTTCCGAGCACAAATTATGGCAAACGGTAAGCACTGTAATCAATTTCCGGAACATTAACTACTCTACGCTATGTCGCgttaaatttcaaaacaaatatatttaaattaccAAGACTTTATGAACAGTCGGCTGCCGACTGACTCTCTTGCTTAAACTCAATCCAGTAATTTTCTGAAAGTATCCATGCCATATTGGGTTCTACGTTGGCGTTTTTTAAGAAAGCAATCTTTCTACTTTTCATCATAGAATTTAAACAATGGAGCCATACGCTAGtgttgttttctttttgactAGCACTTTATATCAATGTTATTGGGCCATTCTATTTTTAGAGTACGAAAGCTTTCGAAGTACATTTAGCATAGTTTGCTTACCATTAGTGGAAattacaattatttttgaaatttgcGAACagtcaaaattttacatcctttaaatgaataattcaaaatattttgtgtttttctaatttataaatGATAGAGTTTAAAGCAAGTGTTTGTGTATCTCGTCAGATTCAGAAAAACTATATAAACACATCctgaaattttcattaattcaGGCATATGATGAgaacatatatttttatctgaaaaaaattgttgaataaaaatttatgcGTTATCTTTCTGATGCCACAGaagtaaatatatattttttactctCAATAATTACAAAGACCCTTTGTATGTCTGTAAAATAGTTTTCCAACTatccttcatttttctgTCTTTCCGATGGACTAATTTAGTAAGGTGGAGATTTTGTTTcgttaaattttgaaattttgttttataatgatatttgtatattttttgaagatgcCCCGATTTACGACATAGTATCTCCTATTTTTACTTTGGTAAAAGTGACCGAGATTTagttttaattaatttaaaacattagTATAAAGTATTGAAATTATTACACTGTTGACAGAGTAAAAACTAATTGAGTTAAAGCTGTTCCAAAGTAACTTCTGCTTTCATAATGTTAAATGATAAtggtttattattttttgcttctaaAGTGGCAGTTTGCTAGTGTCTTTAAAGGATAATTGTTAAAcgctttccttttttttgcaaccGATTTTATATGAACAAAATTAAGTTGTTTCTTAATTATGTGATCACATCAACATACAACATTAAGCTACATTTCTGGTTCATATTGgggatttcaaaaaattgaatcaCATGATAATTATGTTCGCAGCATAGTATCATAGGAATATACAAATTGCTAAAGTAcatgatttttcttttactttagTATGCTTTTGTAAGCTTCTGACACATACTTAAATACTCAAACTCATGTGGAATAAAGGTCTTAATCGCATAATTAACATTGTAAACCACATAAAAGGGAAGCTCGATTTGTCTGcctttaattaattttccttAACTATTTGCTGGAATAAACAATGATCTTTTAAACGCTTCAACGATAAAAGTAATAAGCTGCTTTACAATCTCAGCACAAAACTAATACAAatgaattctttaaaactATAAGAATATCAAGTTTTGaagtttcaaataaaatactttCTTGCATATTTGATGACTGGAATCatgattaattaaaaatgtattttttttatttgactgcttttaaagcaaaatcaACATTATCTTTTAGCG
This region of Schizosaccharomyces pombe strain 972h- genome assembly, chromosome: II genomic DNA includes:
- the sec9 gene encoding protein transport protein — translated: MKKLFKKKKGVSPHMYMLPEESNSNTATNAPSYSVGGTTANSYSSNSYNDNNNSNSTYGSSNNYGNYGSSNNYGSYGASNTYGSNGSSNNYGNYGATNSNGDAGYSITPIRNDPYARKDMPPMKSSAAVTERPSMHRSAPSQDTLDLKKQELFAGARIQNDDESTTDTIPHNDDGTEGDEYGEGYRDGYEEDQEVEAIKQKIQFVKQDSLSSTRNALLMAGNAEQMGLATLANLGEQTEKIATAEKELDISKIHAKRAEEQARELKTLNRSMFAIHVPKPWGKAKRVAAEEARLAAKRDAERQDEMLNRQFAYRSQKRIDQAMKDNMKSNKKKGDSKGVSILERSHYQFEPDAEDDAMEKEIDGNLDQIGALATRLKGLAYATGQEIDSQNARLGSIHDKSDRLDTDVYLNVERLRHIH